The Burkholderiales bacterium genome includes a window with the following:
- the prmC gene encoding peptide chain release factor N(5)-glutamine methyltransferase: MARSGLVPVDAQVLLAHVLGVDRAWLIGHATDELPRASAEAFFALAKRRRDGEPVAYLTGRREFYGLDLAVTPAVLIPRPETETLVEVLLERLPADRATRVADLGTGSGAIALALAAHRPLAKVVATDASEAALDVARGNAARHRLTNVSFCAGDWFDALPDDAPPFDAIAANPPYVAEDDPHMARGDLPREPAHALTPGGDGLDALRTIIAGAPARLVPGGWLAVEHGHDQSDEVRTLFAEAGFDAIAIRRDLAGIPRVVAGRVAAR; this comes from the coding sequence ATGGCGCGCTCGGGCCTCGTGCCGGTCGACGCGCAGGTGCTGCTCGCGCACGTGCTCGGCGTCGACCGCGCGTGGCTGATCGGGCACGCGACCGACGAGCTTCCGCGCGCGTCGGCCGAGGCGTTCTTCGCGCTCGCGAAGCGCCGCCGCGACGGCGAGCCGGTCGCCTACCTCACGGGCCGGCGCGAGTTCTACGGCCTCGACCTCGCGGTGACGCCGGCGGTGCTGATCCCCAGGCCGGAGACCGAGACGCTGGTCGAGGTCCTGCTGGAGCGCCTGCCGGCCGATCGCGCGACGCGCGTGGCGGACCTCGGCACCGGCTCGGGCGCGATCGCGCTGGCGCTCGCCGCGCATCGCCCGCTCGCGAAAGTCGTCGCGACCGACGCGTCGGAGGCCGCGCTCGACGTCGCGCGGGGCAACGCGGCGCGGCACCGTCTCACCAACGTGTCGTTCTGCGCGGGCGACTGGTTCGACGCGCTGCCCGACGATGCTCCGCCCTTCGACGCCATCGCCGCGAATCCGCCCTACGTCGCGGAGGACGATCCGCACATGGCCCGGGGCGATCTCCCGCGCGAGCCGGCGCACGCGCTCACGCCGGGAGGCGACGGTCTCGATGCACTGCGCACGATCATCGCGGGCGCGCCCGCGCGGCTCGTGCCCGGAGGATGGCTCGCGGTCGAGCACGGGCATGATCAGTCCGACGAGGTCCGAACCCTCTTTGCGGAGGCGGGATTCGACGCGATCGCGATCCGCCGGGATCTCGCGGGCATCCCCAGGGTCGTCGCGGGGCGAGTGGCCGCACGCTGA
- a CDS encoding NAD-dependent epimerase/dehydratase family protein yields MVLAPRTPSRAVVVTGAAGFIGRALVERLRADRRVVRPVVRDSRGAPEGAVALGALEEASPAALAGVFAGADAVVHLASRAHRMDERGPDLERLHREMTVEATARIARAAVDAGVRRFVLASSVKVNGESTPAGRPFGPGDPPAPADAYARGKRDAEVALADAAERSSMAVVVLRLPLVVGPGARGNLARLVDAIAKRRTLPFGAIDNRRSVIGLANLCDAFAAALDATPPPAGVHFVAEDVPVSTPGLVRSIASALGVPVPLAYVPVPLLRLAGRLAGRGASVDRVAGSLEVDDASFRAATGWRPARTLDDEIARFASTHRR; encoded by the coding sequence ATGGTTCTAGCGCCGCGCACGCCGTCGCGCGCCGTCGTCGTGACCGGCGCTGCGGGGTTCATCGGCCGCGCGCTGGTCGAGCGGCTCCGCGCCGACCGCCGCGTGGTCCGCCCCGTCGTGCGCGATAGTCGCGGCGCACCGGAGGGCGCGGTCGCGCTCGGCGCGCTCGAGGAGGCATCGCCCGCTGCGCTCGCCGGCGTGTTCGCCGGCGCGGACGCCGTGGTGCACCTCGCGTCGCGCGCACACCGGATGGACGAGCGAGGGCCCGACCTCGAGCGCCTGCACCGCGAGATGACGGTCGAGGCGACCGCACGCATCGCGCGCGCCGCGGTGGATGCCGGCGTGCGCCGCTTCGTGCTCGCGAGCAGCGTCAAGGTGAACGGCGAGAGCACGCCCGCCGGGCGGCCGTTCGGGCCAGGCGATCCTCCGGCGCCCGCCGATGCCTATGCGCGCGGCAAGCGTGACGCGGAGGTCGCGCTCGCCGACGCCGCCGAACGCTCGTCGATGGCGGTCGTCGTACTGCGCCTGCCGCTCGTCGTCGGGCCGGGCGCGCGAGGCAACCTCGCGCGTCTGGTCGACGCGATCGCGAAACGCCGTACGCTGCCGTTCGGCGCGATCGACAATCGCCGCAGCGTGATCGGGCTCGCCAACCTGTGCGACGCGTTCGCCGCGGCGCTCGATGCGACTCCGCCGCCCGCCGGCGTGCACTTCGTGGCCGAGGACGTTCCCGTCTCGACGCCCGGACTCGTCCGTTCGATCGCCTCGGCGCTGGGCGTGCCGGTGCCGCTCGCGTACGTGCCGGTGCCGCTGTTGCGGCTCGCCGGGCGCCTCGCCGGCCGCGGCGCGTCGGTGGACCGGGTGGCCGGGTCGCTCGAGGTCGACGATGCCTCGTTTCGCGCGGCGACCGGGTGGCGTCCGGCGCGGACGCTGGACGACGAGATTGCGCGATTCGCGTCAACGCACAGGCGATGA
- a CDS encoding glycosyltransferase has product MSTSTADDGGVPLVTETVVPSSLQVSIVTFRPDLHLLDRCLRKLAVSIGAARESGIVRTVNVALVDNSADRAVAAKVIDLGKARFADSGVQQSFLHGHANIGYGAAHNLVLHGSGADYHLVLNPDVELAPEAVTHGVRWMNAHPDVGAIAPLVKRRDGTRDYLVKRKPAVLDLALRGFLPGIGRALFRRRLDRYEMRDVIDPDPAREIVDIAAMSGACMLVRRKAIDQTGGFDPAFFLYFEDYDWTARLNRVARTAYVPSFEVVHHGGAAARKGVRHVGHFVRGGWRYYRKHGWKWF; this is encoded by the coding sequence GTGTCCACCTCCACCGCCGACGACGGCGGCGTCCCGCTGGTCACCGAGACCGTCGTCCCCTCGTCGCTGCAGGTGTCGATCGTCACGTTCCGGCCCGACCTCCACCTGCTCGACCGCTGCCTGCGCAAGCTCGCGGTGTCGATCGGCGCCGCGCGCGAGTCCGGTATCGTGCGCACGGTCAACGTCGCGCTCGTCGACAACAGCGCGGACCGCGCCGTGGCTGCGAAGGTGATCGACCTCGGCAAGGCGCGCTTCGCCGACTCGGGCGTCCAGCAGAGCTTCCTGCACGGACACGCGAACATCGGCTACGGCGCCGCGCACAACCTCGTGCTGCACGGGAGCGGCGCGGACTATCACCTCGTGCTCAACCCCGACGTCGAGCTCGCGCCCGAAGCGGTGACCCACGGGGTGCGCTGGATGAATGCGCATCCCGACGTCGGCGCGATCGCGCCGCTCGTGAAGCGCCGCGACGGCACGCGCGACTACCTCGTCAAGCGCAAGCCCGCCGTGCTCGACCTCGCGCTGCGCGGGTTCCTGCCGGGGATCGGGCGCGCGCTCTTCCGCCGCCGCCTCGACCGCTACGAGATGCGCGACGTCATCGATCCCGATCCCGCGCGCGAGATCGTCGACATCGCGGCCATGTCGGGCGCATGCATGCTGGTGCGGCGCAAGGCGATCGACCAGACCGGCGGATTCGACCCGGCGTTCTTCCTGTACTTCGAGGACTACGACTGGACGGCGCGACTCAACCGGGTCGCGCGAACCGCGTACGTGCCGTCGTTCGAGGTGGTGCACCACGGCGGCGCCGCGGCGCGCAAGGGTGTGCGGCACGTCGGCCACTTCGTGCGGGGCGGCTGGCGCTATTACCGCAAGCACGGCTGGAAATGGTTCTAG
- the rdgB gene encoding RdgB/HAM1 family non-canonical purine NTP pyrophosphatase produces the protein MIERLVLASNNEGKLREFRRLLAPHRIEVVAQAELGVPEADEPHPTFVENALAKARHASVHALLPALADDSGICVAALGGAPGVHSARYAGEPKSDARNNAKLVAALAGVADRRAHYACVLVLVEAADDPEPVIAEGRWHGRVIDAPRGHGGFGYDPHFEDLASGLTGAELPLERKNALSHRGRAMRELIATLVERELVPAAVSA, from the coding sequence ATGATCGAGCGTCTCGTGCTCGCCTCGAACAACGAGGGCAAGCTGCGCGAGTTCCGGCGCCTGCTCGCGCCGCACCGGATCGAGGTCGTCGCGCAGGCCGAACTCGGCGTCCCGGAAGCCGACGAGCCGCACCCGACCTTCGTCGAGAACGCGCTCGCGAAGGCGCGGCACGCGAGCGTGCACGCGCTCCTCCCGGCGCTCGCCGACGACTCCGGGATCTGCGTCGCCGCGTTGGGCGGCGCGCCGGGGGTGCACAGCGCTCGCTACGCGGGCGAACCGAAATCCGACGCGCGCAACAACGCGAAGCTCGTGGCCGCGCTCGCCGGCGTCGCCGATCGCCGAGCGCACTATGCGTGCGTGCTGGTGCTGGTCGAAGCTGCGGACGATCCCGAGCCGGTCATCGCGGAGGGACGCTGGCACGGACGCGTGATCGATGCGCCGCGCGGCCACGGCGGCTTCGGCTACGACCCGCACTTCGAGGACCTCGCGTCCGGACTCACCGGCGCGGAACTTCCGCTGGAACGCAAGAACGCGCTCTCGCACCGCGGGCGCGCGATGCGCGAACTGATCGCGACGCTCGTCGAGCGCGAACTCGTGCCCGCGGCGGTGTCGGCATGA
- a CDS encoding glutamyl-tRNA reductase yields the protein MSLHTIGLNHTTAPLDVRERVTFAQDALADALRDVTGACSVNEAAILSTCNRTEVYFRGGEPLRVARWLEDVHGLACDTLRPHLYTLGQDQSVPHAFRVASGLDSMVLGEPQILGQMKLAVRTAESAGSLGLVLHRLFQRTFAVAKDVRTHTDIGSASISMAAAAVKLAERIFPSIADQRLLLIGAGEMVELAASHFVARKPKSITVANRTHERGQSLAERIGADAILLNELPDRLPQFDMIVTCTASTLPILGKGLIERVIRARRHVPVFIVDLAVPRDVEPEVGDLDDVFLYSVDDLSSIVKDNLAIRREAVAEAEAMIAEQAGQFLNWLEGRSVVPTIHALSGHVDDLRELELERARRMLANGTSPERVIEALARGLANKFLHAPLSALNSAGDAERAELIALFQRVYKLHD from the coding sequence ATGTCGCTGCACACCATCGGCCTCAACCACACCACCGCGCCGCTCGACGTGCGCGAGCGGGTCACGTTCGCGCAGGACGCGCTCGCCGACGCGCTGCGCGATGTCACCGGAGCGTGCTCGGTGAACGAGGCGGCCATCCTGTCGACCTGCAACCGCACCGAGGTGTACTTCCGCGGCGGCGAACCATTGCGCGTCGCGCGCTGGCTCGAGGACGTGCACGGGCTCGCCTGCGACACGCTGCGGCCGCACCTCTACACGCTCGGGCAGGACCAGTCGGTGCCGCATGCGTTTCGCGTCGCGTCGGGACTGGACTCGATGGTGCTGGGCGAGCCGCAGATCCTGGGCCAGATGAAGCTCGCGGTGCGCACCGCGGAGTCCGCGGGTTCGCTCGGCCTCGTGCTGCACCGGCTGTTCCAGCGCACCTTCGCGGTCGCGAAGGACGTGCGCACGCACACCGACATCGGCAGCGCGTCGATCTCGATGGCCGCGGCCGCGGTGAAGCTCGCCGAGCGCATCTTCCCGTCGATCGCCGACCAGCGGTTGCTCCTGATCGGGGCGGGCGAGATGGTCGAACTCGCGGCGAGCCACTTCGTCGCGCGCAAGCCGAAGTCGATCACGGTGGCGAACCGCACGCACGAGCGCGGGCAGTCGCTCGCGGAGCGGATCGGCGCCGACGCGATCCTGCTGAACGAACTGCCCGACCGGCTCCCGCAGTTCGACATGATCGTGACCTGCACGGCCAGCACGCTGCCGATCCTCGGCAAGGGGCTGATCGAGCGCGTGATCCGCGCGCGTCGGCACGTGCCGGTGTTCATCGTCGACCTGGCGGTGCCGCGCGACGTCGAACCGGAGGTGGGCGACCTCGACGACGTGTTCCTCTACTCGGTCGACGATCTCTCGTCGATCGTCAAGGACAATCTCGCGATCCGCCGCGAGGCCGTCGCAGAGGCCGAGGCGATGATCGCCGAGCAGGCCGGCCAGTTCCTGAACTGGCTCGAGGGCCGCAGCGTCGTGCCGACGATCCATGCGCTCTCCGGCCACGTCGACGACCTGCGCGAACTCGAGCTCGAGCGCGCGCGGCGGATGTTGGCGAACGGAACGTCGCCGGAGCGCGTGATCGAGGCGCTCGCGCGCGGCCTCGCGAACAAGTTCCTGCACGCGCCGTTGTCGGCGCTCAACTCGGCGGGCGACGCCGAGCGCGCGGAATTGATCGCGCTGTTCCAGCGCGTCTACAAGCTGCACGATTAG
- a CDS encoding oxygen-independent coproporphyrinogen III oxidase-like protein: protein MAPAMAPTPRSSPTFRELPPLSLYVHLPWCLAKCPYCDFNSHEWRGGGMPPEDAYVDALVLDLEQALPSVWGRPVSTVFLGGGTPSLFAPEAIDRLLSAVRARVALVPGTEVTMEANPGTFERARFEGYRDAGVNRLSIGVQSFAPRSLAALGRVHDGAEARAAAAAAVELFDEVNLDLMYGLPGQGIDDALADVETALAFRTTHLSCYQLTIEPNTRFHRHRPELPDEDEVADMHEAIAARLASAGFAHYEVSAYARPGHRCLHNLNYWSFGDYLGIGAGAHAKVSMPASIVREVRWKQPKQYMARVAAGEPVMERREVAPVELGFEFMLNALRLVDGVPSALFAERTGVPIASIAREIAAATSRGLLDPDPAVLRATPLGQRFQNELVAMFLRERAPAKAPG from the coding sequence ATGGCCCCGGCGATGGCACCGACGCCGCGTTCTTCGCCGACGTTCCGCGAACTTCCGCCGCTGTCGCTCTACGTCCACCTGCCGTGGTGCCTGGCGAAGTGTCCGTACTGCGACTTCAACTCGCACGAATGGCGCGGCGGCGGCATGCCGCCCGAGGACGCCTACGTCGACGCGCTGGTGTTGGACCTCGAGCAAGCGCTGCCGTCGGTCTGGGGGCGCCCGGTGTCGACCGTGTTCCTGGGCGGAGGCACGCCGAGCCTGTTCGCGCCCGAGGCGATCGACCGGCTGCTCTCGGCGGTGCGCGCGCGCGTCGCGCTCGTGCCGGGCACCGAGGTCACGATGGAGGCGAACCCCGGAACGTTCGAGCGCGCGCGCTTCGAAGGCTACCGCGATGCCGGCGTGAACCGGCTGTCGATCGGCGTCCAGAGCTTCGCGCCGCGCAGTCTCGCCGCGCTGGGACGCGTCCACGACGGCGCGGAGGCGCGCGCGGCCGCGGCGGCCGCGGTCGAACTGTTCGACGAGGTCAACCTCGACCTCATGTACGGGCTGCCCGGCCAGGGCATCGACGACGCGCTCGCCGACGTCGAGACGGCGCTCGCGTTCCGCACTACGCACCTGTCGTGCTACCAGCTCACGATCGAGCCGAACACGCGCTTCCACCGCCATCGGCCGGAACTGCCCGACGAGGACGAGGTCGCCGACATGCACGAGGCGATCGCCGCGCGCCTCGCGTCCGCCGGCTTCGCGCACTACGAGGTGTCCGCGTACGCGCGCCCCGGCCACCGCTGCCTGCACAACCTCAACTACTGGAGCTTCGGCGACTACCTCGGCATCGGCGCCGGCGCGCACGCCAAGGTGTCGATGCCCGCATCGATCGTGCGCGAGGTCCGTTGGAAGCAACCGAAGCAGTACATGGCGCGCGTCGCGGCCGGCGAGCCGGTGATGGAGCGGCGCGAGGTCGCGCCCGTCGAACTGGGCTTCGAGTTCATGCTGAACGCGCTGCGCCTCGTCGACGGCGTGCCCTCCGCGCTCTTCGCCGAGCGCACCGGCGTGCCGATCGCGTCGATCGCCCGCGAGATCGCGGCGGCGACGTCCCGCGGCCTGCTCGATCCCGATCCGGCCGTGCTGCGCGCGACGCCGCTCGGCCAGCGGTTCCAGAACGAACTGGTCGCGATGTTCCTGCGCGAGCGCGCCCCCGCGAAGGCGCCGGGATGA
- the rph gene encoding ribonuclease PH has protein sequence MAPPTRSLNRRPDQLRPLAFERGWTKHAEGSVLVSAGDTRVLVTASVEEGVPAFLKGKGQGWITAEYGMLPRSTHTRTRREAAEGTQSGRTHEIQRLVGRSIRAVADLAALGERTIRIDCDVLQADGGTRCASITGAWVAVADAVARLRGQGLVAGAPLTDHVAAVSVGIVGGEALLDLDYAEDSSCDTDMNVVMTGAGGFVELQGTAEGAPFSRAQFDALLDLARGGIARLVAAQREALGQRGAPR, from the coding sequence ATGGCCCCGCCGACGCGCAGTCTCAACCGCCGCCCCGACCAGTTGCGCCCGCTCGCCTTCGAGCGCGGCTGGACGAAGCACGCCGAGGGCTCGGTGCTCGTGTCGGCCGGCGACACGCGCGTGCTCGTCACCGCGAGCGTCGAGGAGGGCGTGCCGGCGTTCCTGAAGGGCAAGGGGCAGGGCTGGATCACGGCCGAGTACGGGATGCTGCCGCGCTCGACCCACACGCGCACGCGGCGCGAGGCGGCGGAGGGCACGCAGTCGGGACGCACGCACGAGATCCAGCGCCTCGTCGGCCGCTCGATCCGCGCGGTCGCGGACCTCGCCGCGCTCGGCGAGCGCACGATCCGCATCGACTGCGACGTGCTGCAGGCCGACGGCGGCACGCGCTGCGCGTCGATCACCGGAGCCTGGGTCGCGGTCGCCGACGCGGTCGCCCGCTTGCGGGGGCAGGGCCTCGTGGCCGGGGCGCCGCTCACCGACCACGTCGCCGCGGTGTCGGTCGGGATCGTCGGCGGCGAGGCGTTGCTCGACCTCGACTACGCCGAGGACTCGTCCTGCGACACCGACATGAACGTCGTCATGACCGGCGCCGGCGGATTCGTCGAGTTGCAGGGCACCGCGGAGGGTGCGCCGTTCAGCCGGGCGCAGTTCGACGCGCTGCTCGACCTCGCGCGCGGCGGCATCGCGAGACTCGTCGCCGCGCAGCGCGAGGCGCTCGGGCAGCGGGGCGCGCCGCGATGA
- the prfA gene encoding peptide chain release factor 1 produces MKITLRTRLEQLATRLAELDHLLAAPETAGDMERFRACAKERAEVAPVVERFEAWRRAESDVAAAEEMAADPSMRAFADDERRLAGERMESLERDLQTALLPKDANDARNVFLEIRAGTGGDESALFAGDLLRMYTRYAEREGWKVELVSSSPSELGGYREAIVRIAGEGAYAKLKFESGGHRVQRVPETEAQGRIHTSACTVAVMPEADPIADIEINPADLRIDTFRSSGAGGQHINKTDSAVRITHLPTGLVVECQDDRSQHRNRAQAMSVLATRLLDRERTERQRKEAATRKSLIGSGDRSERIRTYNFPQGRVTDHRINLTLYRIDAIMAGDLDEIVDALRREFQAEQLAALGGEA; encoded by the coding sequence GTGAAGATCACGCTGCGCACGAGACTCGAGCAGCTCGCGACGCGCCTCGCGGAACTCGACCACCTGCTGGCCGCGCCCGAGACGGCCGGGGACATGGAGCGCTTCCGCGCCTGCGCGAAGGAGCGCGCCGAGGTGGCGCCGGTGGTCGAGCGGTTCGAGGCGTGGCGGCGGGCCGAATCCGATGTCGCCGCCGCCGAAGAGATGGCCGCCGATCCGTCGATGCGCGCGTTCGCCGACGACGAGCGCCGGCTCGCCGGCGAGCGGATGGAGTCGCTGGAGCGCGACCTCCAGACCGCGTTGCTGCCGAAGGACGCGAACGACGCGCGCAACGTCTTCCTCGAGATCCGCGCCGGCACGGGCGGCGACGAGAGCGCGCTCTTCGCGGGCGACCTGCTGCGCATGTACACGCGCTACGCCGAGCGCGAAGGCTGGAAGGTCGAGCTCGTGTCGTCGTCGCCCTCCGAGCTCGGCGGATACCGCGAAGCCATCGTGCGCATCGCGGGGGAGGGCGCGTACGCGAAGCTCAAGTTCGAGTCGGGCGGACACCGCGTGCAGCGCGTGCCGGAGACCGAGGCGCAGGGTCGCATCCACACCTCGGCCTGCACGGTCGCGGTGATGCCCGAGGCCGATCCGATCGCCGACATCGAGATCAATCCCGCGGACCTGCGCATCGACACGTTCCGTTCGTCGGGCGCGGGCGGGCAGCACATCAACAAGACCGACTCGGCGGTGCGGATCACCCACCTGCCGACCGGCCTCGTCGTCGAGTGCCAGGACGACCGCTCGCAGCACCGCAACCGCGCGCAGGCGATGAGCGTGCTCGCGACGCGGCTCCTCGACCGCGAGCGCACCGAGCGGCAGCGCAAGGAGGCCGCCACGCGCAAGAGCCTGATCGGCTCGGGCGACCGCAGCGAGCGCATCCGCACCTACAATTTCCCGCAGGGCCGGGTCACCGACCACCGCATCAACCTGACGCTCTACCGGATCGACGCGATCATGGCGGGCGATCTCGACGAGATCGTCGACGCGCTGCGCCGCGAGTTCCAGGCCGAGCAGCTCGCCGCTCTGGGAGGCGAGGCGTGA
- a CDS encoding GNAT family N-acetyltransferase — MKSRACLPWLQTLRIDLREFVPRDVEDVVRLDGDRRVMKFIGDGRVHTREETLAIFPRALRYSRLYADLGIWRASRRDTGAFIGWFSLKYAGKSCDVEIGYRLVPEAWGQGFATEGAAALRDYGFDDVGLSRIIGVTHPGNRASQHVLAKIGMADEGWGRYYDRRLRLFAVYA, encoded by the coding sequence GTGAAGAGCAGGGCTTGTCTGCCGTGGCTGCAGACGCTGCGGATCGACCTGCGCGAGTTCGTGCCGCGGGACGTCGAAGACGTGGTGCGGCTCGACGGCGACCGCCGCGTGATGAAGTTCATCGGCGACGGGCGCGTGCACACGCGCGAGGAGACGCTGGCGATCTTCCCGCGCGCGCTGCGCTACTCGCGGCTCTACGCGGACCTCGGCATCTGGCGCGCGTCGCGGCGCGACACGGGTGCGTTCATCGGCTGGTTCTCGCTCAAGTACGCGGGCAAGTCCTGCGACGTCGAGATCGGCTATCGGCTGGTCCCGGAGGCCTGGGGCCAGGGCTTCGCGACCGAGGGTGCGGCCGCGCTGCGCGACTACGGCTTCGACGACGTCGGGCTCTCGCGCATCATCGGCGTGACGCACCCGGGCAACCGCGCCTCGCAACACGTCCTCGCGAAGATCGGCATGGCCGACGAAGGCTGGGGCCGCTACTACGACCGGCGGCTGCGGCTCTTCGCCGTCTACGCATGA
- a CDS encoding Ldh family oxidoreductase — MTRDERRYPASSLVTFAHALFARAGVRDDIACDIAAVLVDGDLLGHTTHGLALAAPYLAELAQGTMAKTGEPQVLRSMPAAQTWDGGRLPGPWLTLRALDAAAAMASSEGTGTVAVRRSHHIACLAAYLRRATDRGLMAIVMSSDPVAASVAPFGAVSPVFTPNPIAAGIPTSGDPILLDVSASLTTNGLTARLYQAGGKLPHAWVQDAVGNPTDDPRVLFEEPKGTLLPLGGLDAGHKGYGLALLVEAMTAALTGFGRADPKEGWGATVFVQVFDPGAFGGLHAFRRQMDWLADACHGATPRPGVERVRLPGERGLKLMREQLATGVTLHPAILPALEPWAAKLGVEMPLSA; from the coding sequence ATGACCCGCGACGAACGCCGATACCCTGCCTCCTCGCTCGTGACGTTCGCGCACGCGCTCTTCGCGCGTGCGGGCGTCCGCGACGACATCGCCTGCGACATCGCGGCCGTGCTGGTCGACGGCGACCTCCTCGGGCACACGACGCACGGACTCGCGCTGGCCGCGCCCTACCTCGCGGAACTCGCCCAGGGGACGATGGCGAAGACGGGCGAGCCGCAGGTCTTGCGCTCGATGCCGGCGGCGCAGACCTGGGACGGCGGCAGGCTCCCCGGCCCGTGGCTCACGCTGCGTGCGCTCGACGCGGCCGCGGCGATGGCTTCGAGCGAGGGCACCGGAACCGTGGCGGTCCGCCGGTCGCACCACATCGCCTGCCTCGCGGCGTACCTCAGACGCGCGACCGACCGCGGGTTGATGGCGATCGTCATGAGTTCCGATCCGGTCGCGGCGAGCGTCGCGCCGTTCGGCGCGGTGAGCCCGGTGTTCACGCCCAATCCGATCGCCGCCGGCATCCCGACCTCGGGCGATCCGATCCTGCTCGACGTGTCGGCGAGCCTCACCACCAACGGCCTCACCGCGCGGCTCTATCAGGCGGGCGGGAAGTTGCCGCACGCCTGGGTGCAGGACGCAGTAGGCAATCCTACCGACGATCCGCGCGTGCTGTTCGAGGAGCCGAAGGGCACGCTGCTGCCGCTCGGCGGACTCGACGCCGGGCACAAGGGCTACGGACTCGCGCTCCTCGTCGAGGCGATGACTGCCGCGCTCACCGGATTCGGCCGCGCCGACCCGAAGGAGGGCTGGGGTGCGACGGTGTTCGTGCAGGTGTTCGATCCGGGCGCGTTCGGCGGCCTTCACGCGTTCCGCCGCCAGATGGACTGGCTCGCCGATGCCTGCCACGGCGCGACGCCGCGGCCTGGCGTCGAGCGCGTGCGCCTGCCGGGAGAACGCGGACTGAAGTTGATGCGCGAGCAGCTCGCGACCGGCGTCACGCTGCATCCGGCGATCCTGCCCGCGCTCGAGCCCTGGGCGGCGAAGCTCGGGGTCGAAATGCCGCTATCCGCGTAG
- a CDS encoding DUF2442 domain-containing protein — translation MLPHIAECRYVGGHTLWLRFSDDAQGEVDLSGELDGPVFEPLKDVETFRQVILHPELRTLVWPNGADFAPEFLRSLLRVAA, via the coding sequence ATGCTGCCCCACATTGCGGAATGTCGTTACGTCGGAGGTCATACGTTGTGGCTCCGATTCAGCGACGATGCACAAGGCGAAGTCGATCTGTCCGGCGAACTGGACGGACCCGTTTTCGAACCGCTCAAGGATGTCGAGACGTTCCGGCAGGTCATTCTGCACCCGGAGCTTCGCACGCTGGTGTGGCCGAACGGCGCTGACTTCGCGCCTGAGTTCCTGCGGTCATTGCTGCGCGTGGCCGCCTGA
- a CDS encoding acyl-CoA thioesterase, translating into MSRRVETARGTVHKWQCDHMGHVNVRAYGERFEEACWQFYAMLGIRPSRLRAGEIHMAAVQQDTAYRKELLGGDVVVVHTTILEARDKVLKFMHEMVNGETGEVAATSTFTVVCLDAAERRSRAFPPDVLERARALLSGASDED; encoded by the coding sequence ATGAGCCGGCGCGTCGAGACCGCGCGCGGGACCGTGCACAAGTGGCAGTGCGACCACATGGGCCACGTGAACGTGCGCGCCTACGGCGAACGCTTCGAGGAGGCGTGCTGGCAGTTCTACGCGATGCTCGGGATCCGGCCGTCGCGGCTGCGCGCCGGCGAGATCCACATGGCCGCGGTCCAGCAGGACACGGCCTACCGGAAGGAGCTGCTGGGCGGCGACGTCGTGGTCGTGCACACGACGATCCTCGAAGCTCGCGACAAGGTGCTGAAATTCATGCACGAGATGGTGAACGGCGAGACCGGCGAGGTCGCGGCGACCAGCACGTTCACGGTCGTCTGCCTCGATGCCGCGGAGCGGCGTTCGCGCGCGTTCCCGCCCGACGTGCTCGAACGCGCCCGCGCGCTGCTCTCGGGTGCCTCCGACGAAGACTGA